One part of the Xylanimonas allomyrinae genome encodes these proteins:
- a CDS encoding glutathione peroxidase, with the protein MGTEIYDIPFRRMDGSATSLAQVLDGHRDDVVLVVNVASRCGLTPQYAALEELQERYRERGFTVVGFPSNQFLQELGSNEAIADFCSTTYGVTFPVMDRIRVNGRRTAPLYELLKKTADASGHEGRIRWNFEKFLVLPGGTVQRYEPRTVPDDPAIVEQIEAHLPR; encoded by the coding sequence ATGGGGACAGAGATCTACGACATCCCGTTCCGGCGGATGGACGGGTCGGCGACGTCGCTCGCGCAGGTGCTCGACGGGCATCGCGACGACGTCGTGCTGGTGGTCAACGTGGCCTCACGCTGCGGGCTCACGCCGCAGTACGCCGCGCTGGAGGAGCTCCAGGAGAGGTATCGCGAGCGCGGGTTCACCGTGGTCGGGTTCCCGTCCAACCAGTTCCTCCAGGAGCTCGGGTCGAACGAGGCGATCGCCGACTTCTGCTCGACGACGTACGGCGTGACGTTCCCGGTGATGGACCGCATCCGGGTCAACGGGCGCCGCACCGCACCGCTCTACGAGCTGCTCAAGAAGACGGCGGACGCGAGCGGCCACGAGGGGCGCATCCGGTGGAACTTCGAGAAGTTCCTCGTGCTGCCCGGAGGGACCGTGCAGCGCTACGAACCCCGGACGGTGCCCGACGACCCGGCGATCGTGGAGCAGATCGAGGCGCACCTGCCGCGCTGA
- a CDS encoding malonic semialdehyde reductase encodes MTETLTTTADLAIDEAAADLLFRTARTAMQWTGDVVTDDEIEAAWSLAKFGPTAMNSLPLRFAIVRSDEAKARLVELMPDGNKAKVEAAPATLVLAYDPNFHEHMDTLFPHAPGIKEQFAPAAEMRDGMARTNALLQTGYLIVSLRAAGLATGPMHAADYAAVDAAFFAESGFKSFLVVNVGHAEGEGTAFPRLPRFELDEVAAIR; translated from the coding sequence ATGACCGAAACGCTGACCACGACCGCTGACCTCGCCATCGACGAGGCCGCTGCCGACCTGCTCTTCCGTACCGCGCGCACCGCCATGCAGTGGACCGGCGACGTCGTGACCGACGACGAGATCGAGGCCGCCTGGAGCCTCGCCAAGTTCGGCCCGACGGCGATGAACTCGCTCCCGCTGCGCTTCGCGATCGTGCGCTCGGACGAGGCGAAGGCCCGCCTCGTCGAGCTCATGCCCGACGGCAACAAGGCCAAGGTCGAGGCCGCCCCGGCGACCCTCGTGCTGGCGTACGACCCCAACTTCCACGAGCACATGGACACGCTGTTCCCGCACGCCCCCGGCATCAAGGAGCAGTTCGCCCCGGCCGCCGAGATGCGTGACGGCATGGCCCGCACCAACGCGCTGCTGCAGACGGGCTACCTCATCGTGAGCCTGCGCGCCGCGGGCCTGGCCACCGGCCCGATGCACGCCGCCGACTACGCGGCCGTCGACGCCGCGTTCTTCGCCGAGTCGGGCTTCAAGAGCTTCCTCGTGGTGAACGTCGGCCACGCGGAGGGTGAGGGCACCGCGTTCCCGCGCCTGCCGCGCTTCGAGCTCGACGAGGTCGCCGCGATCCGCTGA
- a CDS encoding MFS transporter translates to MTSPSPTVHDSRRWWILATVAIAQLMVVLDATVVNIAMPSAQAELVFSDNDRQWVVTAYALAFGSLLLLGGRLSDLVGRRRTFIIGLIGFAGASALGGASQSFGMLVGARTLQGAFGAVLAPAALSVLTTTFVDPKERSRAFGVFGGLAGAGGAIGLLLGGFLTEHLDWRWTLYINLVFAALAVAGGLTFLHATRGRAQRLDVAGAALGGAGLFALVYGFSRAEPEGWGSLWTWGPLVASAVLLTAFVLRQRAAGHDALLPLRVVLDRNRGASFLAILVAGAGMFGAFLFGTFYLQTQLGYSPWETGLAFLPQILVLATCAQLCTNIFLPRFGPKVMVPIGLGLAAVGLAMLTRIDLQSTFVADVLPGLMIMGAGMGTAMPAAIQTATLGVDRDHAGVASAVVSTSQQVGGALGTAVLNTIATSAASAYVTAHATTNPPAGGVLARAAIDSYTTAFGVSALIFAGGSVLTGLLFRRRAAAQAAGGPAAAEVAEVRAGS, encoded by the coding sequence ATGACCTCACCCTCCCCCACCGTCCACGACTCCCGGCGCTGGTGGATCCTCGCGACCGTCGCGATCGCCCAGCTCATGGTGGTTCTCGACGCCACCGTGGTGAACATCGCCATGCCGTCGGCCCAGGCCGAGCTGGTCTTCTCCGACAACGACCGCCAGTGGGTCGTGACGGCGTACGCACTGGCCTTCGGGTCGCTGCTGCTGCTCGGCGGTCGCCTGTCCGACCTCGTCGGGCGGCGCAGGACCTTCATCATCGGCCTGATCGGCTTCGCGGGGGCGTCGGCCCTGGGCGGAGCCTCACAGTCCTTCGGCATGCTCGTCGGCGCACGAACCCTGCAGGGCGCGTTCGGAGCGGTGCTCGCCCCCGCGGCCCTGTCGGTGCTGACCACGACGTTCGTCGACCCGAAGGAACGCTCGCGCGCCTTCGGCGTCTTCGGCGGCCTGGCGGGCGCCGGCGGCGCCATCGGCCTGCTGCTCGGCGGCTTCCTCACCGAGCACCTGGACTGGCGCTGGACGCTCTACATCAACCTCGTGTTCGCCGCGCTCGCCGTGGCCGGCGGCCTGACGTTCCTGCACGCCACGCGAGGGCGCGCGCAGCGGCTCGACGTCGCCGGGGCCGCGCTGGGCGGGGCCGGGCTGTTCGCGCTGGTCTACGGCTTCTCGCGCGCCGAGCCCGAGGGCTGGGGATCACTCTGGACGTGGGGGCCGCTGGTCGCGTCGGCCGTCCTGCTGACCGCCTTCGTGCTGCGGCAGCGCGCCGCCGGGCACGACGCCCTGCTGCCGTTGCGCGTCGTCCTCGACCGCAACCGCGGAGCGTCGTTCCTCGCGATCCTCGTCGCGGGCGCGGGCATGTTCGGTGCGTTCCTCTTCGGCACGTTCTACCTGCAGACCCAGCTCGGCTACAGCCCGTGGGAGACGGGCCTGGCGTTCCTGCCGCAGATCCTCGTCCTGGCCACGTGCGCCCAGCTGTGCACCAACATCTTCCTGCCACGCTTCGGGCCCAAGGTCATGGTGCCGATCGGCCTGGGCCTCGCCGCGGTCGGCCTGGCGATGCTCACCCGGATCGACCTTCAGTCGACCTTCGTGGCCGACGTCCTCCCGGGCCTCATGATCATGGGCGCGGGCATGGGCACGGCCATGCCCGCCGCGATCCAGACGGCCACGCTCGGCGTCGACCGCGACCACGCGGGGGTCGCCTCCGCCGTCGTCTCCACGAGCCAGCAGGTCGGCGGCGCCCTCGGAACCGCGGTGCTCAACACCATCGCGACATCGGCCGCCAGCGCCTACGTGACGGCCCACGCGACCACGAACCCACCCGCCGGCGGCGTGCTCGCGCGCGCGGCGATCGACAGCTACACGACGGCGTTCGGCGTCTCCGCGCTCATCTTCGCGGGTGGGTCCGTGCTGACAGGACTGCTCTTCCGCCGCAGGGCGGCCGCGCAGGCCGCAGGCGGGCCCGCTGCCGCCGAGGTCGCCGAGGTCCGCGCCGGCTCCTGA
- the rimI gene encoding ribosomal protein S18-alanine N-acetyltransferase — translation MTSTDGAAPATVPAPGAAQPPATRVRLRDLRRDDFDRVLDLERVLFGVGAWTYGMLAEELAGWGRWYIVAEPAEHGVVGRDDAGRTAAEKAVRGRAVGYAGLWFDGDVTQIMTIGVDPAWQRHGVGRALLEALVARSVELKATAVLLEVRVDNEPALALYADLGFERIGLRKRYYQPEDKDAYTMRLTLPAAPGGDHA, via the coding sequence ATGACCAGCACGGACGGCGCAGCCCCGGCGACGGTCCCCGCACCCGGCGCGGCCCAGCCCCCCGCGACGCGCGTGCGGCTGCGCGACCTGCGGCGCGACGACTTCGACCGCGTGCTCGACCTCGAACGCGTCCTGTTCGGCGTCGGAGCGTGGACGTACGGCATGCTCGCCGAGGAGCTCGCCGGGTGGGGTCGCTGGTACATCGTCGCCGAGCCGGCAGAGCACGGCGTCGTCGGGCGCGACGACGCCGGGCGCACCGCCGCAGAGAAAGCCGTGCGCGGCCGCGCCGTCGGCTACGCGGGCCTGTGGTTCGACGGCGACGTCACCCAGATCATGACCATCGGCGTCGACCCCGCATGGCAGCGGCACGGCGTCGGACGCGCGCTGCTCGAAGCGCTCGTCGCACGGTCGGTCGAGCTCAAGGCGACCGCGGTGCTGCTCGAGGTGCGCGTCGACAACGAGCCCGCGCTCGCGCTGTACGCCGACCTCGGGTTCGAGCGCATCGGGCTGCGCAAGCGCTACTACCAGCCCGAGGACAAGGACGCGTACACGATGCGGCTGACACTGCCCGCCGCCCCCGGAGGAGACCACGCATGA
- a CDS encoding TetR/AcrR family transcriptional regulator, translating to MANPDGNTAHAAPVEPPEPFAPPAARDRRPAPTARVGRPRDQTRDGDILDAARAELAEHGYARMTMAGVAARAGAGKATVYRRWPSKAELVIDTIACTGHGAPRLDDVPDTGSLRGDLAALRGLKHKDEGVWEALAGIAAELQHSPQLAAVADERLVRPRVAVVRGLLARAAARGELAPGLDLDLIAQVPAAMVACRLVMGREPVDAAFLRSLADDVLVPLATGCPAARERPEDRPAR from the coding sequence ATGGCGAACCCCGACGGGAACACCGCGCACGCCGCACCGGTCGAGCCTCCCGAGCCTTTCGCGCCCCCCGCAGCCCGCGACCGGCGGCCCGCGCCGACGGCGCGGGTGGGTCGCCCCCGTGACCAGACCCGCGACGGCGACATCCTCGACGCCGCCCGGGCGGAGCTCGCCGAGCACGGGTACGCGCGCATGACGATGGCCGGTGTGGCCGCGCGAGCGGGCGCCGGGAAGGCGACCGTCTACCGGCGCTGGCCGTCCAAGGCCGAGCTCGTGATCGACACCATCGCCTGCACGGGGCACGGGGCGCCGCGCCTCGACGACGTGCCGGACACGGGCTCGCTGCGCGGCGACCTCGCGGCGTTGCGCGGCCTCAAGCACAAGGACGAGGGAGTCTGGGAGGCGCTGGCCGGGATCGCTGCGGAGCTTCAGCACTCGCCGCAGCTCGCGGCGGTCGCCGACGAGCGCCTGGTGCGCCCGCGCGTCGCAGTGGTGCGCGGCCTGCTCGCGCGGGCCGCCGCGCGCGGCGAGCTCGCGCCGGGGCTCGACCTCGACCTCATCGCGCAGGTGCCGGCCGCGATGGTCGCGTGCCGGCTCGTCATGGGCCGCGAGCCGGTCGACGCCGCGTTCCTGCGCTCGCTGGCCGACGACGTCCTGGTCCCGCTCGCGACGGGGTGTCCCGCGGCCCGGGAGCGGCCGGAGGACCGTCCCGCGCGCTGA
- the tsaB gene encoding tRNA (adenosine(37)-N6)-threonylcarbamoyltransferase complex dimerization subunit type 1 TsaB, with the protein MAVLSIDTSAAVAVALVSDDGARLAARAVDERRRHAEQLAPMIAQVLDDAGLTRADVTAVVAGTGPAPFTGLRVGLVTARTLALALGVPVMGVPSLDALAVQAVADLGLAPDDEVLVATDARRREVYWARYRVVAHEGPHGVPVVETVAGPDVGRAADVAAANEPADPAGAGRSARAGAASLAVVGEGATLYPDALTADEDAPTLPDPVVLARVALQRRAAGRDQPTEPLYLRRPDVHESPRVVPAFAVTPGTAGGAR; encoded by the coding sequence GTGGCAGTCCTCTCGATCGACACGTCCGCAGCCGTCGCCGTCGCGCTCGTCTCCGACGACGGCGCGCGCCTGGCCGCGCGCGCGGTCGACGAACGGCGCCGTCACGCCGAGCAGCTCGCCCCGATGATCGCGCAGGTGCTCGACGACGCCGGGCTGACCCGCGCGGACGTCACCGCCGTCGTCGCGGGCACCGGGCCCGCGCCCTTCACGGGGCTGCGCGTCGGGCTCGTCACTGCGCGCACGCTCGCGCTCGCGCTCGGCGTCCCCGTCATGGGCGTGCCCAGCCTCGACGCCCTGGCCGTCCAGGCCGTCGCCGACCTGGGCCTCGCCCCCGACGACGAGGTGCTCGTGGCGACCGACGCGCGCCGCCGCGAGGTCTACTGGGCGCGATACCGCGTCGTCGCGCACGAGGGACCGCACGGGGTCCCCGTCGTGGAGACGGTGGCCGGACCTGACGTCGGCCGGGCGGCCGACGTCGCTGCGGCCAACGAGCCGGCCGACCCTGCCGGTGCGGGCCGGTCCGCCCGGGCGGGCGCCGCGAGCCTCGCCGTCGTCGGCGAGGGAGCGACGCTGTACCCCGACGCGCTCACCGCCGACGAGGACGCCCCCACGCTGCCCGACCCCGTCGTGCTCGCACGCGTCGCGCTCCAGCGGCGCGCGGCCGGGCGCGACCAGCCCACCGAGCCGCTGTACCTGCGGCGGCCCGACGTCCACGAGTCACCACGGGTCGTGCCGGCGTTCGCCGTCACCCCCGGCACGGCAGGAGGTGCCCGATGA
- a CDS encoding sulfurtransferase yields MSDPDPRAAVLVTADDLAADLGLRGDDPVPGPPVVLDVRWALAAAGQTFDGLAHYRAGHLPGAVFADLETELAAAPSAAEGRHPLPSTSQLQTAARRWGVRNDSRVVAYDATGGMAAARAWWLLRYFGMRDVRLLDGGLPAWERAGYPLEVDDVEATPGDVVLTPGHLRTLTASDAAALAAGDGVLLDARAGERYRGETEPIDPRAGHIPGARSAPTSDNLAQDGTFLQAEVLRERFAALGACAGGPRVGVYCGSGVTAAHEAAALATVGVTAALYPGSWSQWSADASRPAATGPRPA; encoded by the coding sequence ATGAGCGACCCGGACCCGCGCGCCGCCGTCCTGGTGACCGCAGACGACCTCGCCGCCGACCTCGGGCTGCGCGGTGACGACCCGGTGCCCGGCCCGCCCGTCGTGCTCGACGTGCGCTGGGCGCTCGCGGCCGCCGGGCAGACCTTCGACGGGCTCGCCCACTACCGCGCCGGGCACCTGCCCGGCGCGGTCTTCGCCGACCTGGAGACCGAGCTCGCGGCCGCGCCCTCCGCCGCGGAAGGACGCCACCCGCTGCCCAGCACGTCCCAGCTCCAGACGGCCGCTCGGCGGTGGGGCGTACGGAACGACTCGCGCGTCGTCGCCTACGACGCCACCGGTGGCATGGCCGCCGCACGCGCATGGTGGCTGCTGCGCTACTTCGGGATGCGTGACGTGCGCCTGCTCGACGGCGGCCTGCCCGCGTGGGAACGCGCCGGGTACCCGCTGGAGGTGGACGACGTCGAAGCCACCCCGGGCGACGTCGTCCTGACCCCCGGGCACCTGCGCACGCTCACGGCGTCCGACGCTGCGGCGCTCGCGGCGGGCGATGGCGTGCTGCTCGACGCGCGCGCGGGGGAGCGGTACCGCGGCGAGACCGAGCCGATCGACCCGCGGGCGGGCCACATCCCCGGGGCGCGGAGCGCACCGACGTCGGACAACCTCGCGCAGGACGGCACGTTCCTCCAGGCCGAGGTGCTCCGCGAACGGTTCGCGGCGCTCGGCGCGTGCGCGGGCGGGCCGAGGGTCGGCGTGTACTGCGGCAGCGGCGTGACGGCGGCGCACGAGGCGGCGGCGCTCGCCACGGTGGGCGTCACGGCCGCGCTCTACCCCGGGTCGTGGAGCCAGTGGTCCGCGGACGCGTCCCGCCCGGCGGCCACGGGGCCGAGACCGGCGTGA
- a CDS encoding PadR family transcriptional regulator, giving the protein MTDTPWPSEWMRGPLSLCVLAVVARHDDGTHGYAIAQALATAGMGTVKGGTLYPCSGAWRRTGS; this is encoded by the coding sequence GTGACCGACACCCCCTGGCCCTCCGAGTGGATGCGCGGGCCGCTGTCGCTGTGCGTCCTCGCCGTCGTCGCGCGGCACGACGACGGCACGCACGGGTACGCGATCGCCCAGGCGCTCGCCACGGCAGGCATGGGCACCGTCAAGGGCGGCACGCTCTACCCCTGCTCGGGCGCCTGGAGGAGGACGGGCTCGTGA
- the tsaD gene encoding tRNA (adenosine(37)-N6)-threonylcarbamoyltransferase complex transferase subunit TsaD, translating to MAPMASGDPLVLGIETSCDETGVALVRGDELLVDATASSMDEHARYGGIIPEVASRAHLEAMIPTIQQAVGEAGVDLSQVDAVAVTAGPGLVGPLTIGASAAKALAIGLGKPLYGVNHVIGHACVDQLVHGPFPGRVMALVVSGGHSSLLLVDDVATDVTELGSTLDDAAGEAFDKVGRLLGLPYPGGPHIDRLAREGDPGAIRFPRGLTAAKDQARHAYDFSFSGLKTAVARWVETEQDAGRPIPVADVAASFAEAVVDVLTAKTIAACRRHDVGTLVVGGGFSANSQLREKAAQRCAEAGIELRIPPIRYCTDNGAMIAALGSAVVRAGVAPSTLGIGVDSSMALTTVSV from the coding sequence ATGGCCCCCATGGCAAGCGGCGACCCCCTCGTGCTCGGGATCGAGACCTCCTGCGACGAGACGGGCGTCGCCCTGGTGCGCGGCGACGAGCTGCTCGTCGACGCGACCGCCAGCTCGATGGACGAGCACGCCCGCTACGGCGGCATCATCCCCGAGGTCGCCAGCCGCGCCCACCTCGAGGCGATGATCCCCACGATCCAGCAGGCGGTCGGCGAGGCCGGCGTCGACCTGTCGCAGGTGGACGCCGTCGCCGTGACCGCCGGGCCGGGCCTCGTCGGCCCGCTCACGATCGGTGCGAGCGCCGCGAAGGCGCTCGCCATCGGCCTGGGCAAGCCGTTGTACGGCGTCAACCACGTCATCGGGCACGCGTGCGTCGACCAGCTCGTCCACGGCCCGTTCCCGGGCCGCGTGATGGCCCTGGTCGTCTCGGGCGGCCACAGCTCGCTGCTGCTGGTCGACGACGTCGCGACCGACGTCACCGAGCTCGGCTCCACGCTCGACGACGCCGCGGGCGAGGCATTCGACAAGGTCGGCCGCCTGCTCGGGCTGCCCTACCCGGGCGGCCCGCACATCGACAGGCTCGCCCGTGAGGGCGACCCGGGCGCGATCCGGTTCCCGCGCGGCCTGACCGCTGCCAAGGACCAGGCAAGGCACGCGTACGACTTCTCGTTCTCGGGCCTCAAGACGGCCGTGGCCCGCTGGGTCGAGACCGAGCAGGACGCCGGGCGCCCGATCCCTGTCGCCGACGTCGCGGCGTCGTTCGCCGAGGCCGTCGTGGACGTCCTGACGGCCAAGACGATCGCGGCCTGCCGCCGCCACGACGTCGGCACGCTCGTCGTCGGCGGCGGCTTCAGCGCCAACAGCCAGCTTCGCGAGAAGGCCGCCCAGCGGTGCGCCGAGGCGGGCATCGAGCTGCGCATCCCGCCGATCCGTTACTGCACCGACAACGGGGCGATGATCGCCGCGCTCGGCTCCGCGGTCGTGCGCGCGGGCGTCGCACCGTCGACGCTCGGCATCGGCGTGGACTCGTCGATGGCGCTGACCACCGTGAGCGTGTGA
- the alr gene encoding alanine racemase, whose product MRDNVRALRDHAPTAALMAVVKADAYGHGLVPSAWAALAGGATWLGVAQAAEALALRAAGIGPGDARILTWLQAPGVDFGALLAADVDVSVAAPWALDGVAAAARATGRPARVHLKIDTGLGRNGIMPADLPGAVARAAALQAEGVVRVVGVWTHLAYADEPGHPTIAAQRVVLDDAVRTVEAAGIEVEVRHAANSAATLTAPALHYDLVRPGLAVYGLSPVPQVAPPSSFGLRPAMTLQARLATVKDVPAGQGVSYAHLYTTAQATRLGVVPLGYADGIPRHASGGSAGPGGPVYVGGPETAGLGSPADPDADGGRVLRVAGRVCMDQVVLDLGPYAAERAGDVVTLFGSTDGLAHSAAVPSAQDWAAAAGTISYEIVTRLGARVPRVYVGHVPGVPGRTAATVTGVPVAPPAAPATADAGTAESGSWT is encoded by the coding sequence GTGCGCGACAACGTGCGCGCGCTGCGCGACCACGCGCCGACCGCCGCCCTCATGGCCGTCGTCAAGGCCGACGCGTACGGGCACGGGCTCGTGCCGAGCGCGTGGGCGGCGCTCGCGGGCGGGGCCACGTGGCTCGGCGTCGCGCAGGCGGCCGAGGCCCTCGCGCTGCGCGCCGCGGGCATCGGGCCGGGCGACGCCCGCATCCTCACCTGGCTGCAGGCGCCGGGCGTGGACTTCGGCGCGCTGCTGGCCGCCGACGTCGACGTCTCGGTCGCGGCGCCCTGGGCGCTCGACGGCGTCGCCGCCGCGGCGCGCGCCACCGGGCGCCCGGCGCGCGTCCACCTCAAGATCGACACGGGCCTGGGCCGCAACGGCATCATGCCCGCCGACCTGCCGGGCGCCGTCGCGCGCGCGGCCGCGTTGCAGGCCGAGGGCGTGGTGCGCGTCGTGGGAGTGTGGACGCACCTGGCGTACGCCGACGAGCCCGGGCACCCCACCATCGCGGCCCAGCGCGTCGTGCTCGACGACGCCGTGCGGACCGTCGAGGCCGCAGGCATCGAGGTCGAGGTCCGGCACGCCGCGAACTCGGCCGCGACGCTGACCGCGCCCGCGCTGCACTACGACCTCGTCCGGCCCGGCCTCGCCGTCTACGGGCTCTCGCCCGTGCCGCAGGTCGCACCGCCGTCGTCGTTCGGGCTGCGCCCGGCGATGACGCTCCAGGCGCGGCTCGCCACGGTCAAGGACGTGCCCGCCGGGCAGGGCGTGTCGTACGCGCACCTGTACACGACGGCGCAGGCCACGCGGCTCGGCGTCGTCCCGCTCGGGTACGCCGACGGCATCCCGCGGCACGCCTCGGGCGGCTCGGCCGGCCCGGGCGGGCCCGTGTACGTCGGCGGGCCCGAGACCGCGGGGCTCGGCAGCCCCGCCGACCCCGACGCCGACGGCGGGCGCGTACTGCGCGTCGCCGGTCGCGTGTGCATGGACCAGGTCGTGCTCGACCTCGGGCCGTACGCCGCCGAGCGGGCCGGCGACGTCGTCACGCTCTTCGGCTCGACCGACGGGCTCGCGCACTCGGCCGCGGTGCCGAGCGCGCAGGACTGGGCGGCGGCGGCCGGCACCATCTCGTACGAGATCGTCACGCGACTCGGTGCGCGCGTGCCACGCGTCTACGTGGGGCACGTTCCCGGGGTGCCGGGGCGCACGGCTGCCACGGTCACCGGGGTGCCGGTGGCACCACCGGCGGCGCCGGCCACCGCCGACGCAGGCACGGCCGAGTCGGGGTCGTGGACGTGA
- a CDS encoding PadR family transcriptional regulator, whose protein sequence is MTASWLPGDGGPGRKVFTLTPGGRRHLAAQLARWREFTTLTTHLIAEADAR, encoded by the coding sequence GTGACCGCGTCCTGGCTGCCCGGCGACGGCGGACCCGGCCGCAAGGTGTTCACCCTGACCCCCGGCGGGCGCCGCCACCTCGCCGCGCAGCTCGCGCGCTGGCGCGAGTTCACGACGCTGACCACCCATCTGATCGCAGAGGCGGACGCACGATGA
- a CDS encoding pseudouridine synthase, with the protein MPFSPLPVRDGLNPTRLVLPHDAASVARWPTALAYLLERFPHDAARLRAKVAAGEVMTGRGAPIDAVTPYEPRGFLFLYRDPPADEPRVPALDEIEVLHRDENLLVVDKPHLVATMPRGRWITQTVLVHLRRTLDLPELAPAHRLDRPTAGVLVLTVRAAVRGAYQDLFQERRVRKVYEAVAPLPPDGLAFPATVRSRIVKVRGIAPAQEVPGEPNAESWIDLVARDDARGLGLYRLEPHTGKTHQLRLHLAGLGLPILHDPFWPQVRPDGGDDPAHPLQLLARSLTFTDPFTGTGRAFVSRRALAQWPHA; encoded by the coding sequence GTGCCGTTCAGTCCGCTCCCGGTGCGTGACGGGCTCAACCCCACGCGGCTGGTGCTCCCGCACGACGCCGCGTCCGTCGCCCGGTGGCCCACCGCCCTCGCCTACCTGCTGGAACGTTTCCCCCACGACGCCGCGCGCCTGCGCGCGAAGGTCGCCGCCGGGGAGGTGATGACGGGCCGTGGTGCGCCGATCGACGCGGTGACGCCGTATGAGCCGCGCGGCTTCCTGTTCCTGTACCGCGACCCGCCCGCCGACGAGCCGCGCGTCCCCGCGCTCGACGAGATCGAGGTGCTGCACCGCGACGAGAACCTGCTCGTGGTCGACAAGCCGCACCTGGTCGCGACCATGCCGCGCGGGCGGTGGATCACCCAGACCGTGCTGGTGCACCTGCGTCGCACGCTCGACCTGCCCGAGCTCGCGCCGGCCCACCGCCTCGACCGCCCGACGGCGGGTGTGCTGGTGCTGACCGTGCGCGCCGCGGTGCGCGGGGCCTACCAGGACCTGTTCCAGGAGCGCCGCGTCCGCAAGGTCTACGAGGCGGTGGCCCCGTTGCCCCCGGACGGGCTCGCGTTCCCGGCGACGGTGCGCTCGCGCATCGTCAAGGTCCGCGGGATCGCCCCCGCTCAGGAGGTGCCGGGGGAGCCCAACGCGGAGTCGTGGATCGACCTGGTGGCGCGCGACGACGCCCGAGGGCTGGGGCTGTACCGGCTCGAACCGCACACCGGCAAGACGCACCAGCTCCGCCTGCACCTGGCGGGACTCGGCCTGCCGATCCTGCACGACCCGTTCTGGCCGCAGGTGCGCCCGGACGGCGGGGACGACCCGGCGCACCCGCTGCAGCTGCTCGCGAGGTCGCTGACGTTCACCGACCCGTTCACCGGGACGGGCCGCGCGTTCGTCTCGCGGCGCGCGCTGGCCCAGTGGCCGCACGCCTGA
- the tsaE gene encoding tRNA (adenosine(37)-N6)-threonylcarbamoyltransferase complex ATPase subunit type 1 TsaE has product MTEVRVDLPTAEATRALGAALVRVLRAGDLVILTGDLGAGKTTFTQGLGAALHVRGQVASPTFIVAREHPPLPRPDGTTGPGLVHVDAYRLGGLGELDALDLDASLDDSVTVVEWGRGLAETLTDDRLEIELVRPRGLAAAGLDPENAEAGVRHATLRGVGARWAGVDLRAVVTDPGPGAP; this is encoded by the coding sequence GTGACCGAGGTGCGCGTCGACCTGCCCACCGCGGAGGCGACACGCGCGCTGGGCGCGGCGCTCGTGCGCGTCCTGCGCGCGGGCGACCTCGTGATCCTCACGGGCGACCTCGGGGCGGGCAAGACCACGTTCACACAGGGCCTCGGCGCCGCGCTGCACGTGCGTGGGCAGGTCGCGTCGCCCACCTTCATCGTCGCGCGCGAGCACCCGCCCCTGCCGCGCCCCGACGGCACCACCGGCCCCGGTCTCGTCCACGTCGACGCCTACCGGCTCGGCGGCCTGGGCGAGCTCGACGCGCTCGACCTCGACGCCTCGCTCGACGACTCCGTGACCGTCGTCGAATGGGGGCGAGGGCTGGCCGAGACGCTCACCGACGACCGGCTGGAGATCGAGCTCGTGCGCCCGCGGGGCCTCGCCGCGGCCGGCCTCGACCCGGAGAACGCCGAGGCGGGGGTGCGGCACGCGACGCTGCGCGGCGTCGGGGCCCGGTGGGCCGGCGTCGACCTGCGCGCCGTCGTCACCGACCCCGGTCCCGGCGCTCCGTAG